The Spirosoma sp. SC4-14 DNA window CGAATATGCCGAACGGCTCAATTACCGCCCAAACCCAATTGCCCTGAGTTTAAAAGAAAACAGGAGTCGGGTCATTGGGGTTATTGTTCCTCAAATTGCCAATGTTTTCTTTTCACAGGTTATCAACGGTATCGAAGCGGTGGCCTATAGCCGAGGCTATCATGTTATTATTTTCCAAAGCCATGAATCCTACGAACGCGAAGTAGCAACGGTTCAGCAGGCAGTTGCCCGCAAGACCGACGGGCTGCTTATTTCGCTGGCCAGCAATACATTCGACATTGCACATCTTCAGCACCTTCAGGAAAAAAAACTGCCCATCGTTCTTTTCGATCGGATTTCGACATCACTCGATGTTCCCTGTGTGACAGCCGACAATTTTATGGGGGCTTTTTCGGCCACCGAACACCTCATCAAGTCGGGATGCCGCCGGATTGCCCACGTAACGGTACCTCCGCACATTTCGATAACCCAGGAGCGGCTGGCCGGCTACCGGGCCGCGTTGGATACATACGGAATCCCCTACGACGAAAACCTCATTCGGCACGTTGAATTTACCAACAATGAAGTATTGCCAATCATTGATGAGTTACTCGACCAATCGCCCGATGCATTGTTTGCCGCCAGCGACCGGCTGGCGCTGAACTGCCTGGCTGCCCTCAGGAAACGTAATATTGCCATTCCAGAGCGTATTTCGCTCATAGGGTTTACTAATATTACGGTGGCTGATTTGCTGGCCCCAGCCATGAGCACCGTTGAGCAACCCGCTCTGGAAATTGGACAGGTGGCGGCTGGGCAGTTAATCGATCTGATCGAAGGCAAGCCGAAAAATACGCCGTCAAATCCAGTGCGCATTCCAGCCCGATTGATGATTCGTTCCTCAACGCATCCGGTTTCTAATTAGTTATTGGTCATTAGATAATAACTTTTTCTTATCCAATGGCTAATGACCAATGGCTAATTTTTACTGCTTTAACAACCAGGTTGCCAGTTCTTTTCCTGCTTTAAAATTTTGGTAACGGGCCGGTATTTTTCGGCCATCGGTATACTCATTATATAACCACGGATCACCTACCACAAACACGGTTCCTTTACCCAGTTTGGCGGTTGCCATAATCACATTGTCGCCTTTACTGACTACTGCATGGGCCGGTGCTTTTACGCTTAGGGGCGAAAGCTCTTTAATGTATACGGTGTTGACTTGCGGAAAAATTGGATTGCCTGCCACAATTGTGACCATGCCCTGCTCATACTGATCGCCTTTCACCATGTTTACGTTTTTTGGCAGAAATTGTACGCCAAAAGCCGCAGCCAACTGATTGAAATGCGTATGCTCGCAGTTTGAGGTATCATTTGC harbors:
- a CDS encoding LacI family DNA-binding transcriptional regulator; protein product: MDTVTIKDIARALNLSTSTVSRALRDSYEINPETKRLVTEYAERLNYRPNPIALSLKENRSRVIGVIVPQIANVFFSQVINGIEAVAYSRGYHVIIFQSHESYEREVATVQQAVARKTDGLLISLASNTFDIAHLQHLQEKKLPIVLFDRISTSLDVPCVTADNFMGAFSATEHLIKSGCRRIAHVTVPPHISITQERLAGYRAALDTYGIPYDENLIRHVEFTNNEVLPIIDELLDQSPDALFAASDRLALNCLAALRKRNIAIPERISLIGFTNITVADLLAPAMSTVEQPALEIGQVAAGQLIDLIEGKPKNTPSNPVRIPARLMIRSSTHPVSN